The proteins below come from a single Anguilla rostrata isolate EN2019 chromosome 3, ASM1855537v3, whole genome shotgun sequence genomic window:
- the mbnl3 gene encoding muscleblind-like protein 3 isoform X8: protein MAVSVSVGRDTKWLTLEVCREFQRGTCSRSDAECKFAHPSRSCHVENGRVIACFDSLKGRCTRENCKYLHPPPHLKTQLEINGRNNLIQQKTAAAMLAQQMQFILPGAQLQPITTFPVTPSLAGSPSMAFSPYLGHMSPGVGLVQELLPSAPMLVPGSPTGLAMATSSPSQKHLRTDKLEVCREFQRGNCTRGESDCRYAHPLEAAMVDGNENSVIVCMDYIKGRCSRDKCKYFHPPAHLQARIKATQHQAMALPPGALQPLPKRPSMEKSNGAPAMFSPSMFHYQQALANMQLQQPAFIPTGLLKAPAPLAAEGHWERHPHSRYLSVPGITGEGKPQFP, encoded by the exons ATGGCGGTGAGCGTGTCCGTGGGCCGCGACACCAAGTGGCTGACCCTGGAGGTGTGCCGGGAGTTCCAGCGGGGCACCTGCTCGCGCTCGGACGCCGAGTGCAAGTTCGCCCACCCCTCGCGCAGCTGCCACGTGGAGAACGGCCGCGTCATCGCCTGCTTCGACTCGCTCAAG GGGCGATGCACACGTGAGAACTGCAAGTAcctgcaccccccacctcacctgaAGACACAGCTGGAGATTAACGGGCGCAACAACCTgatccagcagaagactgcggcggccatgttggctcAACAGATGCAGTTCATCCTGCCTGGAGCCCAGCTGCAGCCAATA ACAACGTTCCCGGTGACCCCCTCCCTGGCTGGCAGCCCCAGCATGGCGTTCAGCCCGTACCTGGGGCACATGAGCCCGGGGGTGGGGCTTGTGCAGGAGCTCCTGCCCAGCGCCCCTATGCTGGTCCCGGGGAGCCCCACCGGactcgccatggcaaccagcaGCCCCTCACAGAAACACCTGCGCACAGACAAGCTGGAG GTGTGCCGGGAGTTCCAGCGGGGGAACTGCACGCGGGGGGAGAGCGACTGCCGCTACGCCCACCCGCTGGAGGCCGCCATGGTGGACGGCAACGAGAACTCCGTCATCGTGTGCATGGACTACATCAAGGGCCGCTGCTCCCGGGACAAGTGCAAATAtttccacccccccgcccacctgcaGGCCCGGATAAAGGCCACCCAGCACCAGGCCATG gcCCTGCCCCCGGGGGCCCTGCAGCCGCTGCCGAAGAGGCCCTCCATGGAGAAGAGCAACGGGGCCCCGGCCATGTTCAGCCCCAGCATGTTCCACTATCAGCAGGCCCTGGCCAACATGCAGCTCCAGCAGCCTGCCTTCATCCCCACAG GCCTTTTGAAAGCCCCAGCCCCGCTGGCAGCAGAGGGCCACTGGGAGAGGCACCCCCACAGCCGCTACCTGTCAGTGCCTGGAATTACTGGTGAGGGGAAACCACAG TTCCCATGA